One segment of Ricinus communis isolate WT05 ecotype wild-type chromosome 8, ASM1957865v1, whole genome shotgun sequence DNA contains the following:
- the LOC8276667 gene encoding metallothionein-like protein 4B translates to MADTRGGSIACNDRCGCPVPCPGGTACRCRISQAAGGAGDAHSKCSCGEHCGCNPCTCPKGLETVGVGRASCKCGPGCTCATCAS, encoded by the exons ATGGCAGACACAAGAGGTGGCAGTATTGCCTGTAATGACCGCTGTGGATGCCCTGTTCCTTGCCCTGGTGGTACAGCATGCAG GTGCAGAATAAGCCAAGCGGCAGGTGGGGCGGGAGATGCACACAGCAAATGCTCTTGCGGAGAGCACTGCGGATGCAACCCATGCACATGCCCAAAGGGTTTGGAGACAGTAGGAGTTGGCAGGGCTAGTTGCAAGTGCGGCCCTGGTTGCACCTGCGCTACGTGTGCCTCTTAG
- the LOC8276669 gene encoding bromodomain-containing protein 9: protein MGKIMEKRKKKKKGRPSLLDLQKRTLKEQQQRQQQQQSQNPNISKSKNSTLNSSHNYKSATQSLRRSTRRNPTSSKEEEEGRDEDDEEEEEEEEDDAVELLINGKKRREKKLKLVLKLPSTSSSPPPPQNSQADSDSNGSQEDKKTMSLNRKRKINAIGDGSIREKGDNRTVSGANPTNTVQDLGPSTPLPDEKLLLFILERLQKKDTYGVFSEPVDPDELPDYHEVIEHPMDFGTVRKKLAGGVYANLEQFEKDVFLICSNAMQYNAPDTIYFRQARSIQELAKKNFENLRQDSDDNEPEPEPTVVRRGRPPTKNLKKPVGRPSLDRAGSEYSLDAATLATGGESTIWSNNDHRKGPLVSDKSGFTDSLGRSHGPRSDANWLTDNKFERNEEATGSVLKGNSIKYGKRQFGLDENRRNTYKQLSAGREPSVLITFDSERKQLMAVGLLSEHGYARSLARFAANVGAVAWKIASTRIERSLPPGIKFGPGWVSENDISPQRAFVLSSPPPGLPLLLQPLSLPVNTAATTSIAESRENLSQKPENNMIEDEKQLASEGHISNALSPSASSSTSPVAAGKPESCAERGEAVERLNSHDGATLLNCSASMIRPNPPLQINSVHRGMNRFNGTYGFDLPAEMGKLVGTSMPAGFNFQSPQMIDKILKSNTNFVHPATANSLNSEGPKLSEHSSAINPTGALPNPGNDMEVPRYELEPRPSWQGSLHLPKSDAGLSPQQKSDSVPPDLNVRFQSPGSPSSNRVDSAQPDLALQL, encoded by the exons atgggtAAGATAATggagaagaggaagaagaagaagaaaggtagACCTTCTCTTTTAGATCTTCAAAAACGCACTCTCAAAGAACAACAGCAGcggcagcagcagcagcaaagtcaaaatccaaacatttctaaatcaaaaaattcaaCCCTTAATTCTTCGCATAATTACAAGTCTGCCACTCAATCTCTCCGTCGTTCCACTCGCCGTAATCCAACTTCTTcgaaagaggaagaagaagggcGAGACGAAGAcgacgaagaagaagaagaagaagaagaagacgatGCCGttgaattattgattaatgGGAAGAAGCGGCGAGAGAAGAAGCTTAAGCTGGTGCTTAAATTGCCTTccacttcttcttctcctcctcctcctcaaaATTCGCAAGCTGATTCCGACTCTAATGGGTCCCAGGAGGACAAGAAAACGATGTCGCTCAACAGAAAGAGGAAAATTAATGCGATCGGTGATGGATCTATCAGAGAAAAG GGAGATAATAGGACTGTTTCAGGTGCAAACCCCACAAATACAGTACAAG ATTTGGGACCCTCAACGCCTTTACCTGATGAAAAGCTATTACTGTTCATCCTCGAAAGGCTTCAAAA GAAGGATACGTATGGTGTATTCTCTGAACCAGTAGACCCTGACGAG CTTCCAGATTACCATGAAGTTATTGAACATCCCATGGATTTTGGGACTGTTAGGAAGAAGCTCGCTGGTGGGGTTTATGCAAACTTGGAACAATTTGAG AAAGATGTATTCTTGATATGTTCAAATGCAATGCAGTACAATGCCCCAGATACCATATATTTTAGACAG GCAAGATCTATACAAGAGCTGGcgaaaaagaattttgaaaatttaaggCAAGATAGTGATGATAATGAACCAGAACCAGAACCTACGGTAGTGAGGAGAGGTAGACCACCAAccaagaatttaaaaaaaccaGTGGGCAGGCCTTCATTGGACCGCGCTGGTTCAGAATATTCCTTGGATGCAGCAACTCTTGCTACTGGGGGAGAGAGCACCATCTGGTCCAATAATGATCATAGAAAGGGACCTCTTGTTTCAGACAAGTCTGGCTTCACAGATTCATTAGGACGATCTCACGGTCCTCGCAGTGATGCTAACTGGTTGACTGACAACAAATTTGAGAGGAATGAAGAAGCTACAG GTTCTGTGCTAAAGGGTAATTCGATTAAATATGGGAAAAGACAATTTGGACTTGATGAGAACAGGCGTAACACATACAAGCAGTTATCAGCTGGACGGGAGCCATCTGTATTGATTACTTTTGATTCAGAGAGAAAGCAGCTAATGGCT GTAGGGCTTCTGTCAGAGCATGGTTATGCAAGGAGCTTAGCTCGATTTGCTGCAAATGTTGGCGCAGTTGCTTGGAAAATTGCTTCAACAAGGATAGAGAGGTCTTTACCGCCTGGAATTAAATTTGGCCCTGGATGGGTCAGCGAAAATGACATCTCACCACAGAGGGCATTTGTTCTTTCTTCACCCCCTCCAGGTCTTCCATTACTATTGCAGCCTCTCTCTCTTCCTGTAAATACTGCTGCCACAACTTCCATTGCTGAATCAAGAGAAAACCTGTCACAAAAACCTGAAAATAACATGATAGAGGACGAGAAGCAGTTGGCTTCTGAGGGACACATAAGCAATGCCCTTTCTCCATCTGCCTCTTCATCTACATCCCCTGTGGCAGCTGGTAAACCTGAATCTTGCGCAGAAAGAGGAGAAGCAGTTGAGAGATTGAATTCACATGATGGTGCGACATTGCTGAACTGCAGTGCTAGTATGATCAGGCCAAACCCTCCTTTACAGATTAATTCAGTGCATCGCGGCATGAACAGGTTTAATGGTACTTATGGGTTTGACCTTCCAGCCGAGATGGGAAAACTAGTTGGCACTTCAATGCCCGCTGGATTTAACTTTCAGTCACCTCAGATGATTGACAAAATCTTGAAATCTAATACTAACTTTGTCCACCCTGCAACAGCAAACAGCCTGAACTCAGAAGGTCCAAAGCTTTCAGAGCATTCCAGTGCAATAAATCCAACTGGTGCACTGCCTAACCCTGGAAATGATATGGAGGTTCCAAGATATGAGCTTGAACCTCGACCATCTTGGCAAGGATCGTTACATCTGCCAAAATCAGATGCAGGGTTATCACCACAACAGAAATCAGATTCAGTTCCACCTGACCTGAATGTCAGATTTCAGTCTCCAGGTTCTCCTAGTTCTAACCGTGTTGATTCAGCGCAACCGGATTTAGCATTGCAGCTCTGA